A window of the Budorcas taxicolor isolate Tak-1 chromosome 8, Takin1.1, whole genome shotgun sequence genome harbors these coding sequences:
- the LOC128052627 gene encoding interferon beta-2-like, translating into MTYRCLLQMVVLLCLSTTALSRSYSLLRFQQGRSLEVCQNLLWQLPSTPQHCLEFRMDFQMPEEMEQAQQFQKEDAVLVMYEMLQHIFHILTRDFSSTGWSDTIIEHLLEELYGQMNRLEPIQKEIMQKQNSTMGDTTILHLKKYYFNLGQYLKSKEHNRCAWAVVQVQLLRNFSFLKSLTGYLRD; encoded by the coding sequence ATGACCTACCGGTGCCTCCTCCAGATGGTTGTCCTGCTGTGTCTCTCCACCACAGCTCTTTCCAGGAGCTACAGCTTGCTTCGATTCCAACAAGGGCGGAGCCTTGAGGTGTGCCAGAACCTCCTGTGGCAGTTACCTTCAACTCCTCAACATTGCCTCGAGTTCAGGATGGACTTCCAGATGCCTGAGGAGATGGAGCAAGCACAGCAGTTCCAGAAGGAAGATGCCGTATTGGTCATGTATGAGATGCTCCAGCACATCTTCCATATTCTCaccagagacttctccagcactggCTGGTCTGACACCATCATTGAGCACCTCCTTGAGGAACTCTATGGGCAGATGAATCGTCTGGAGCCAATCCAGAAGGAAATAATGCAGAAGCAAAACTCCACTATGGGAGACACGACCATTCTTCACCTGAAGAAATATTACTTCAACCTCGGGCAGTACCTCAAGTCCAAGGAGCACAACAGGTGTGCCTGGGCAGTCGTGCAAGTGCAATTGCTCAGGAACTTCTCTTTCCTGAAGAGCCTAACAGGTTACCTCCGGGACTGA
- the LOC128052628 gene encoding interferon beta-2 — MTYRCLLQMVLLLCLSTTALCRSYSLLRFQQGRSLEVCQNLLWQLPSTPQHCLEFRMDFQMPEKMKQAQQFQKEDAVLVMYEMLQHIFHILTRDFSSTGWSDTIIEHLLEELYGQMNRLEPIQKEIMQKQNSTMGDTTVLHLRKYYFNLVQYLKSKEYNRCAWTVVRVQILRNFSFLRRLTGYLRD, encoded by the coding sequence ATGACCTACCGGTGCCTCCTCCAGATGGTTCTCCTGCTGTGTCTCTCCACCACAGCTCTTTGCAGGAGCTACAGCTTGCTTCGATTCCAACAAGGGCGGAGCCTTGAGGTGTGTCAGAACCTCCTGTGGCAGTTACCTTCAACTCCTCAACATTGCCTCGAGTTCAGGATGGACTTCCAGATGCCTGAGAAGATGAAGCAAGCACAGCAGTTCCAGAAGGAAGATGCCGTATTGGTCATGTATGAGATGCTCCAGCACATCTTCCATATTCTCaccagagacttctccagcactggCTGGTCTGACACCATCATTGAGCACCTCCTTGAGGAACTCTATGGGCAGATGAATCGTCTGGAGCCAATCCAGAAGGAAATAATGCAGAAGCAAAACTCCACTATGGGAGACACGACCGTTCTTCACCTGAGGAAATATTACTTCAACCTCGTGCAGTACCTGAAGTCCAAGGAATACAACAGGTGTGCCTGGACAGTCGTTCGAGTGCAAATCCTCAGGAACTTTTCTTTCCTGAGGAGACTAACAGGTTACCTCCGTGACTGA